From Afipia carboxidovorans OM5, one genomic window encodes:
- the mog gene encoding molybdopterin adenylyltransferase — protein sequence MNLECRTEDFAESETLARIGVLVVSDRASAGVYEDKGGAAVTDFLKKVICSNWIIISKIVPDGAESVASALIELSDGEGCDLILTTGGTGPSPRDLTPEGTQMVISRELPGFGELMRRVSLDQVPTAILSRQMAGTRDRSLIVNLPGRPSAIEICLNAIFPAIPYCLDLIGARRIEVNSDVCKAFRPGA from the coding sequence ATGAATCTCGAATGCAGGACGGAGGATTTCGCTGAATCGGAAACGCTGGCGCGGATCGGTGTTCTTGTCGTTTCCGATCGGGCGAGCGCAGGTGTCTATGAAGACAAGGGTGGAGCCGCCGTCACCGATTTCCTGAAGAAGGTCATCTGTTCGAACTGGATCATCATTTCCAAGATCGTTCCCGACGGCGCGGAAAGCGTTGCGAGCGCCTTGATCGAGCTATCGGATGGGGAGGGCTGTGATTTGATCCTGACCACGGGCGGCACCGGCCCCTCTCCGCGTGATCTCACGCCGGAGGGAACGCAAATGGTTATCAGTCGCGAACTTCCCGGATTCGGCGAATTGATGCGGCGTGTTAGTCTGGATCAAGTCCCGACCGCGATTCTGTCGCGGCAAATGGCCGGGACGCGCGACCGTTCGCTGATCGTCAATCTGCCGGGTCGTCCTTCGGCCATTGAAATCTGTCTGAACGCTATTTTTCCTGCTATTCCGTATTGTCTCGATCTGATCGGGGCGCGCCGTATCGAAGTCAATTCCGACGTTTGCAAGGCCTTCCGCCCCGGTGCTTAA
- a CDS encoding peptidylprolyl isomerase — protein sequence MDCSVSNALPKPKAISVNGVVIAREAIAQEVQNHPADKPIHAWQAAARALVVRELLLQEAARLGIETEPLCDPDGRRETAEEAAMRALVEREVKTPEPDEATCRRFYEQHLQRFRTGDLYEVAHILIAASRGDEAARLAARASAETILAAVKADPHVFADMASNHSACSTSAAEGGRLGQITRGQTVPEFEAVLERMQPGEIAIAETRYGFHVVRMDRRAEGQTLPFELAKERIAGYLAASVEHRALAQYISILAGQAEITGIALVAADTPLVQ from the coding sequence ATGGATTGTTCAGTTTCCAACGCCCTGCCGAAGCCCAAGGCGATCAGTGTCAACGGCGTCGTGATCGCCCGCGAGGCGATCGCGCAGGAAGTGCAGAACCATCCGGCCGACAAGCCGATCCATGCCTGGCAGGCGGCGGCGCGCGCGCTCGTGGTGCGTGAACTGCTGCTGCAGGAAGCGGCGCGGCTTGGCATCGAGACCGAACCGCTGTGCGATCCGGATGGGCGACGCGAAACCGCGGAAGAAGCGGCGATGCGCGCGCTGGTCGAGCGGGAGGTGAAAACGCCGGAGCCGGATGAGGCGACCTGCCGGCGTTTTTATGAGCAGCACCTGCAACGATTCCGCACCGGCGATCTTTATGAGGTCGCGCATATTCTGATCGCCGCGTCGCGTGGCGACGAGGCCGCACGGCTAGCGGCGCGCGCGAGCGCCGAAACCATTCTTGCGGCGGTGAAGGCTGATCCGCACGTCTTCGCCGACATGGCGTCGAACCATTCGGCCTGCTCGACCTCGGCGGCGGAGGGCGGTCGCCTCGGCCAGATTACGCGTGGCCAGACCGTGCCGGAATTTGAAGCGGTGCTGGAGCGGATGCAGCCGGGCGAGATAGCGATTGCCGAGACCCGTTACGGCTTTCATGTCGTGCGGATGGATCGCCGCGCGGAAGGCCAGACGTTACCCTTCGAACTCGCGAAGGAACGGATTGCCGGCTATCTCGCCGCTAGTGTCGAGCACCGCGCGCTCGCGCAATACATCTCGATTCTGGCGGGTCAGGCCGAGATCACCGGCATCGCGCTTGTCGCGGCGGATACGCCGCTGGTGCAATAG
- the narI gene encoding respiratory nitrate reductase subunit gamma: MYTTLNSIAFGWYPYLCAIVCLLGSLFRFDREQYTWRSGSSQLLRRRQLIWGSNLFHVGILVIFGGHFVGLLTPIWVFDMMGISHGFKQVLAMAAGGIAGLMCLVGISLLTHRRLFDPRIRANSSFGDTAILLILFAQLLLGLATIPISAGHLDGHEMVKFMNWAQAIVTLQPDAANYVLDVHPIFKAHLMLGMTIFLVFPFTRLVHIWSAPVWYLGRRGYQIVRSRPGNVPAPVAARRMPAMPPIQPAE; the protein is encoded by the coding sequence ATGTACACAACACTCAATTCCATCGCCTTCGGTTGGTATCCGTATCTGTGCGCAATTGTTTGCCTGCTGGGCAGCCTGTTCCGCTTCGACCGCGAGCAATACACTTGGCGCAGCGGATCGAGCCAGCTCCTGCGCCGCCGCCAGTTGATCTGGGGCTCGAACCTGTTTCACGTCGGCATTCTGGTGATCTTCGGCGGACATTTTGTCGGCCTGCTGACGCCGATCTGGGTGTTCGACATGATGGGCATCTCGCACGGCTTCAAGCAGGTGCTGGCTATGGCCGCTGGCGGCATCGCTGGCCTGATGTGTCTGGTCGGCATTTCGCTGTTGACCCATCGCCGGTTGTTCGATCCGCGCATTCGCGCGAACTCCTCGTTCGGCGATACCGCGATCCTCTTGATCCTGTTCGCGCAGCTTCTGCTCGGCTTGGCCACCATTCCGATATCGGCTGGCCATCTCGACGGCCATGAGATGGTGAAGTTTATGAACTGGGCGCAGGCCATCGTCACGTTGCAGCCGGATGCCGCGAACTACGTGCTCGATGTGCACCCGATCTTCAAGGCGCACCTGATGCTCGGGATGACGATTTTCCTCGTCTTCCCGTTCACGCGCCTCGTGCACATCTGGAGCGCGCCGGTCTGGTATCTCGGCCGCCGCGGCTATCAGATCGTGCGCAGCCGTCCGGGGAACGTCCCGGCGCCGGTTGCGGCGAGGCGGATGCCGGCGATGCCGCCGATCCAGCCCGCGGAGTAG
- the narJ gene encoding nitrate reductase molybdenum cofactor assembly chaperone codes for MKTFKILSALLTYPSEDLVAAAPLFGDVLDEERLVPPAVREALDVLIDELATSDLYDLQECYGLLFDRSRSLALHLFEHVHGEGRDRGQAMVDLRSVYENAGFVIAANDLPDFIPLFLEFLSTQPIDAARELLAQPAHILAAIAGRLERRKSSYQAVFDALVAIAEAKPEREVVEELLKGPDPDPMDFAALDAAWEEEEIKFGPAAQSASSCGREGLQARMRHASRDVGSPAG; via the coding sequence ATGAAGACGTTCAAGATTTTGTCCGCGCTTCTGACGTATCCCTCCGAGGACCTCGTTGCCGCCGCACCATTGTTCGGCGACGTGCTGGATGAAGAGAGGCTGGTGCCGCCCGCTGTGCGTGAGGCACTTGATGTGCTGATCGACGAACTCGCCACCAGTGACCTCTACGATCTGCAGGAATGCTATGGCCTCCTGTTCGACCGCAGCCGCTCGCTGGCGCTGCATCTGTTCGAACATGTCCATGGCGAGGGCCGCGATCGCGGTCAGGCCATGGTCGATCTGCGCTCGGTGTATGAGAACGCTGGCTTTGTCATCGCGGCCAACGACCTGCCGGACTTCATTCCGCTGTTTCTCGAATTCCTCTCCACCCAGCCGATCGACGCTGCGCGGGAATTGCTGGCACAGCCCGCGCACATTCTCGCCGCCATCGCCGGGCGGTTGGAGCGACGGAAGTCGAGCTACCAGGCGGTGTTCGATGCGCTGGTCGCCATCGCTGAGGCGAAGCCAGAGCGCGAGGTGGTCGAGGAGCTTTTGAAAGGACCTGACCCCGATCCGATGGATTTCGCCGCGCTCGATGCCGCGTGGGAAGAGGAAGAGATCAAGTTCGGCCCTGCGGCGCAGAGCGCGTCGTCATGCGGGCGCGAGGGCTTGCAGGCGCGGATGCGCCATGCCTCCCGCGACGTCGGATCGCCGGCGGGCTGA
- the narH gene encoding nitrate reductase subunit beta produces MKIRAQIAMVLNLDKCIGCHTCSVTCKNVWTSREGMEYAWFNNVETKPGIGYPKDWENQTRWKGGWVRRRDGSIAPRIGGKWRVLANIFANPDLPEIDDYYEPFTYDYEHLQNAPDMNATPTARPRSLVSGERMEKIQWGPNWEEILGGEFSKRSQDYNFEGVQKDIYGQFENTFMMYLPRLCEHCLNPTCVASCPSGAIYKREEDGIVLIDQDKCRGWRMCVSGCPYKKIYYNWSSGKSEKCIFCYPRIEAGQPTVCSETCVGRIRYLGVVLYDADRIAEAASKPDERDLYQAQLDVFLNPHDPAVIAEAERQGIPYAWLEAAKKSPIWKMAMEWKVAFPLHPEYRTLPMVWYVPPLSPITSAASAGKIGLDGEMPDVRSLRIPVRYLANLLTAGDEEPVAQALERMLAMRAYMRAKTVDGVIDEAIANRVGLKGAQIDEMYQIMAIANYEDRFVIPTAHRELGADAYDMRGSCGFSFGNGCGGGETETNLFGTPRKAKTPMEVA; encoded by the coding sequence ATGAAGATCCGTGCTCAGATCGCCATGGTGCTCAATCTCGATAAGTGCATCGGGTGCCATACCTGCAGCGTGACTTGCAAGAACGTGTGGACCAGCCGCGAAGGCATGGAATACGCCTGGTTCAACAACGTCGAAACCAAACCCGGCATTGGCTATCCGAAGGACTGGGAAAACCAGACGCGCTGGAAAGGTGGCTGGGTGCGCCGGCGCGACGGTTCGATCGCGCCGCGCATCGGCGGCAAGTGGCGGGTGCTGGCGAATATCTTCGCCAATCCCGATCTGCCGGAGATCGACGACTACTACGAGCCGTTCACCTACGACTACGAGCATCTGCAGAACGCGCCCGACATGAATGCGACGCCGACCGCGCGGCCGCGGTCGCTTGTCTCCGGCGAGCGGATGGAGAAGATCCAGTGGGGGCCGAACTGGGAGGAAATTCTCGGCGGTGAATTTTCCAAGCGCTCGCAGGATTACAATTTCGAGGGCGTGCAGAAGGATATCTACGGCCAGTTCGAAAACACCTTCATGATGTATCTGCCGCGGCTGTGCGAGCATTGCCTCAATCCGACCTGCGTCGCCTCTTGTCCGTCGGGTGCGATCTACAAGCGTGAAGAAGACGGCATTGTCCTGATCGATCAGGACAAGTGTCGCGGCTGGCGGATGTGCGTATCGGGCTGCCCCTACAAGAAGATCTATTACAACTGGTCGTCGGGCAAATCCGAGAAATGCATCTTCTGCTATCCGCGCATCGAAGCGGGCCAGCCGACGGTGTGCTCGGAAACCTGCGTCGGCCGCATCCGCTATCTCGGCGTCGTCCTTTATGATGCCGACCGCATCGCAGAGGCCGCCAGCAAGCCGGACGAGCGCGACCTCTATCAGGCGCAGCTCGATGTCTTCCTCAATCCGCATGATCCAGCGGTGATCGCCGAAGCGGAGCGTCAGGGCATTCCTTATGCCTGGCTCGAGGCGGCGAAGAAATCGCCGATCTGGAAGATGGCGATGGAGTGGAAGGTCGCCTTCCCGCTGCATCCGGAATATCGCACGCTGCCGATGGTCTGGTACGTGCCGCCGCTGTCGCCGATCACGTCTGCGGCCTCTGCCGGCAAGATCGGTCTCGACGGCGAGATGCCAGATGTCCGCTCGTTGCGGATTCCGGTGCGTTATCTCGCCAACCTTCTGACCGCTGGTGACGAGGAGCCGGTGGCGCAGGCGCTGGAACGCATGCTCGCAATGCGCGCCTATATGCGTGCCAAGACGGTTGACGGAGTCATTGATGAAGCCATCGCCAACCGCGTCGGCCTCAAGGGCGCGCAGATCGACGAGATGTATCAGATCATGGCGATCGCCAACTATGAGGATCGCTTCGTGATTCCGACGGCGCACCGCGAACTCGGTGCCGATGCCTACGACATGCGCGGCTCCTGCGGCTTCTCGTTCGGCAACGGCTGCGGCGGTGGCGAAACCGAGACCAACCTGTTCGGCACGCCGCGCAAGGCCAAGACCCCGATGGAGGTGGCGTGA